The following coding sequences lie in one Spirosoma sp. KUDC1026 genomic window:
- a CDS encoding site-2 protease family protein: MSESTKTYLLQGGLFIVTLITTTMAGAEWMFEGTFLPVDGVARLGWDQFLAGFQFSIPFLTILTVHEFGHYIVARINKVRVTLPYYIPFWIGIIQTIGTLGAFIRIKEYIDSRRQYFDIGIAGPLAGFVVALGVLWYGFTHLPPPEFIFTIHPEYQKWGLDYANYAYQNLPPNVAVLKLGDSLLFGFFKEYVADPARVPNPFEIIHYPYLMAGYMGLFFTSLNLIPIGQLDGGHILYALIGRKAFQWIAPTLFILFIFYAGLGLFKPTDFAVPTDSAFFEMLGNFALYMGLVVLACSRLSTNRMTSLLIALSIIVVQLVLTWIWPTLEGYAGFVAFAFILGRVLGVYHPETTLQEPLDTKRQLLGWLALVIFVLSFSPQPFQAI, translated from the coding sequence ATGAGTGAGTCGACCAAAACGTACCTCCTTCAGGGAGGTCTTTTTATAGTTACCCTGATCACCACCACCATGGCCGGGGCCGAATGGATGTTCGAAGGGACATTCTTGCCGGTCGACGGAGTTGCCAGACTTGGCTGGGATCAGTTTCTGGCCGGGTTCCAGTTTTCGATCCCATTTCTGACTATCCTGACGGTTCATGAATTCGGACACTACATCGTAGCCCGGATAAACAAGGTCCGCGTTACGTTACCCTACTACATTCCTTTCTGGATCGGAATTATACAGACCATTGGTACGCTGGGGGCGTTTATTCGGATCAAAGAATACATCGATAGTCGTCGGCAGTATTTCGATATCGGGATTGCCGGGCCGTTGGCGGGCTTTGTCGTGGCGCTGGGCGTGCTCTGGTACGGCTTTACCCACCTGCCCCCGCCGGAATTTATCTTCACTATTCACCCCGAATACCAGAAATGGGGGCTCGACTATGCAAACTATGCCTACCAGAATCTGCCGCCTAACGTAGCGGTACTCAAGCTGGGCGATAGCCTGCTGTTTGGTTTTTTCAAGGAGTACGTGGCCGACCCCGCCCGCGTGCCTAATCCCTTCGAAATCATTCATTATCCTTACCTGATGGCAGGCTACATGGGCTTGTTCTTTACCTCGCTGAACCTGATTCCCATTGGTCAGCTTGACGGTGGGCATATTCTGTATGCGCTTATCGGCCGGAAAGCGTTTCAGTGGATTGCCCCGACCCTGTTTATTCTGTTCATATTCTACGCGGGACTGGGTCTGTTCAAACCAACCGACTTTGCGGTACCCACCGACAGCGCTTTCTTCGAAATGCTGGGGAATTTTGCTCTCTATATGGGATTGGTTGTACTGGCCTGTTCGAGACTTAGCACTAACCGGATGACCTCGCTGCTGATTGCTCTGAGTATCATCGTTGTGCAACTGGTACTGACCTGGATCTGGCCGACGCTGGAAGGCTACGCGGGTTTTGTCGCCTTTGCCTTTATCCTGGGCCGAGTACTGGGTGTGTATCATCCCGAAACAACATTGCAGGAGCCGCTGGACACGAAACGGCAACTGCTGGGCTGGCTGGCTCTCGTGATCTTCGTATTGAGTTTTAGTCCGCAGCCGTTCCAGGCTATCTGA
- a CDS encoding 3'-5' exonuclease encodes MSYLVLDLEMTGPEPDYNEIIQIGAVLFDDNWVEKGQYLTNVYPENKDAFSSSSEKIHNLSLADLDDAPMIYDVLPEMEEWVCEKLGLRVPKGQLDRTPYLRDVVICGQSVINDVNFLKEAYRYEKQKWPYSRVLLDLHTLSYFTFRILKANGRKVPDRLSLTAIANYFGFAREDGFHNALEDSVLTAKCLKEVFKLAERAKLP; translated from the coding sequence ATGTCTTACTTAGTACTCGACCTGGAAATGACCGGCCCTGAGCCGGATTATAACGAAATCATTCAGATTGGTGCGGTCCTCTTCGACGATAACTGGGTTGAAAAAGGCCAGTATCTGACGAACGTGTACCCTGAGAACAAAGACGCCTTCTCGTCGTCGTCCGAGAAAATCCATAACCTGTCGCTGGCCGATCTGGACGACGCGCCCATGATCTACGACGTACTGCCCGAGATGGAAGAATGGGTGTGTGAGAAACTGGGCCTGCGCGTTCCGAAAGGGCAGCTGGACCGTACGCCTTACCTGCGCGACGTAGTGATCTGCGGACAGAGTGTGATCAACGACGTCAATTTTCTGAAAGAAGCGTATCGGTACGAGAAACAGAAGTGGCCGTATTCACGGGTGCTGCTCGATTTGCATACGCTGAGCTACTTTACGTTCCGAATCCTGAAAGCCAACGGACGCAAAGTCCCTGATCGATTAAGCCTGACAGCCATTGCCAACTACTTTGGCTTTGCGCGGGAGGATGGATTTCATAATGCGCTGGAGGACTCTGTCCTGACGGCCAAATGCCTGAAGGAAGTTTTCAAACTGGCTGAACGGGCTAAACTTCCGTAA
- a CDS encoding 7TM diverse intracellular signaling domain-containing protein, producing MIILSTYTSLRLFLDGMLCMMALYALLSFVQLRKPIYWQYALYIVCMIVDLQFSDQGYGRTDYQPGTYYPETFVESLAYVLYIRFAILFINPAQQDPLTYRIMKLVMAGFAVALAIDTILWLANVAIPVRSNVYMGSRLLICGVGLVLVPRIFRLRNPVVSYFVAGSLLLIIGSIAALLTNYMPFSDHLTSAEAMRYPVVALQIGVVGEVLCFTLGMSLRHRRNEQEKIQYQAQLIEQLRDNEQKQEKLKRIRDDIARDLHDDIGGDLNSLNVLSQVAVRQVKTEPGLAIDTIQTIGQTARQVVATMREIVWSLNAAQTSLESFSYRLRETARILFEHQPTKLHLSLDIDDDWLLPAEGRRDLFLMTKEMMHNVIRHAEARNVYVSMHVEKQTLYLIVRDDGRGFITAANDGQNGNGLRSMQQRASALNGELSLTSEPGRGTTACFQCPLTAELTVQEMLSNVTEV from the coding sequence ATGATAATCCTGTCAACTTATACCAGTTTACGGCTTTTTCTGGACGGTATGCTGTGCATGATGGCGTTGTACGCGCTGCTCAGCTTCGTGCAACTGCGTAAACCGATATACTGGCAGTATGCTCTTTACATTGTCTGCATGATCGTTGATCTGCAGTTTAGTGACCAGGGATACGGCCGGACCGATTACCAGCCGGGAACCTACTATCCTGAAACCTTCGTGGAGTCGCTGGCCTACGTGCTTTACATTCGGTTTGCCATCCTGTTTATCAATCCGGCCCAGCAGGACCCGCTGACGTATCGAATCATGAAGCTGGTGATGGCTGGTTTTGCCGTGGCGCTGGCAATTGACACCATCCTGTGGCTGGCCAACGTAGCAATCCCGGTACGTAGTAACGTCTATATGGGTAGTCGGCTGCTCATTTGCGGGGTGGGCCTGGTGCTGGTGCCGCGTATTTTCCGGCTTCGCAATCCGGTTGTTTCCTATTTTGTCGCGGGTTCGTTACTGCTGATCATTGGCTCGATTGCGGCTTTGCTTACGAACTATATGCCCTTCAGCGACCACCTGACTTCGGCCGAAGCCATGCGGTACCCCGTCGTAGCGCTTCAGATCGGGGTGGTGGGCGAGGTGCTTTGTTTTACGCTGGGTATGTCGTTGCGGCATCGCCGGAATGAGCAGGAAAAGATTCAGTACCAGGCTCAGCTGATCGAACAACTGCGCGACAATGAGCAGAAACAGGAAAAACTCAAACGCATCCGCGACGACATTGCCCGCGATCTGCACGACGACATCGGGGGCGACCTGAACAGCCTGAATGTCCTGAGTCAGGTAGCGGTTCGGCAGGTAAAAACCGAGCCCGGCCTGGCGATCGACACCATTCAGACTATTGGCCAGACGGCCCGGCAGGTTGTGGCGACTATGCGCGAAATTGTGTGGAGCTTAAATGCAGCCCAGACCTCGCTCGAAAGTTTCAGCTACCGCCTGCGCGAAACTGCCCGGATTCTGTTCGAACACCAGCCGACCAAACTGCATTTGTCGCTGGATATCGACGACGACTGGCTGCTGCCAGCCGAAGGGCGCCGGGACCTGTTCCTGATGACGAAAGAGATGATGCACAATGTTATCCGCCACGCCGAAGCCCGTAACGTTTACGTCAGTATGCACGTTGAGAAGCAGACGCTCTACCTGATCGTCCGGGACGATGGGCGCGGCTTTATAACGGCGGCAAACGACGGACAGAATGGCAACGGCCTGCGGAGTATGCAGCAGCGAGCCAGTGCTCTCAACGGCGAACTGAGCCTGACATCAGAACCCGGTCGGGGAACCACGGCCTGTTTTCAATGCCCGTTAACTGCGGAACTGACGGTGCAGGAGATGCTGTCAAACGTTACGGAAGTTTAG
- a CDS encoding HAD family hydrolase, producing MDDTVNTTSLKNIIFDLGDVIIPIDLTAPMRNFAMLANLPEEQVVALWQEHNLVNQYETGLVDDDGFRNHIRELFRQDKNAPEGWADEVIDTAWNTILLDLPLNRIERVKELGQKYRLFLLSNTSPIHIRQVNRVLTNMGEPALEDLFERVFYSYEVRLAKPSPDIYRHVLTEANLVAEETMFLDDNAANIQSAATLGIQAVHVQAPKTILEYTADL from the coding sequence ATGGATGATACAGTAAATACTACGTCGCTGAAAAACATCATTTTTGACCTGGGCGACGTCATTATCCCCATCGACCTTACGGCCCCAATGCGCAACTTCGCCATGCTAGCCAACCTACCCGAAGAACAGGTTGTGGCGCTCTGGCAGGAGCATAATCTTGTTAACCAATACGAAACAGGACTAGTCGATGATGACGGATTCCGCAATCACATTCGTGAATTATTTCGGCAGGATAAAAACGCTCCGGAAGGCTGGGCTGATGAGGTAATCGACACCGCCTGGAACACAATTCTCCTCGATCTTCCCCTTAACCGCATCGAACGGGTGAAAGAACTGGGCCAGAAATACCGATTATTTCTACTTAGCAACACCAGTCCAATCCATATCCGGCAGGTCAACCGCGTATTGACCAACATGGGCGAACCGGCGCTGGAGGACCTCTTCGAGCGGGTTTTTTATTCATACGAGGTACGACTGGCTAAGCCGTCGCCGGATATTTACCGGCACGTACTGACTGAGGCAAATCTGGTTGCTGAAGAGACGATGTTTCTGGATGATAATGCCGCAAACATCCAGTCGGCTGCTACGTTAGGTATTCAGGCGGTGCACGTACAAGCCCCCAAAACTATTCTGGAGTACACCGCAGATTTATGA